One window of the Bombus affinis isolate iyBomAffi1 chromosome 10, iyBomAffi1.2, whole genome shotgun sequence genome contains the following:
- the LOC126921273 gene encoding von Hippel-Lindau disease tumor suppressor — MGESQQQHEPLLRSINNVYVSLVRFINKTMRNVVLYWIDYQGRAVSYGVLSPDDCLDIDTFVTHPWIFVDQETKERYTVNQKDVFFPRPSPLLLVRQERRYPIRVALHPRRRRVRIDVFITLPVYSLRELCLRSIRRLLTHDEQAFQLDIPRSLQYELAVMLLKNEALNNPPNL, encoded by the exons ATGGGGGAGAGCCAGCAACAACATGAGCCCCTGCTTCGTTCGATCAACAACGTGTACGTGTCCCTCGTTAGGTTCATCAACAAGACGATGCGCAACGTCGTTCTCTACTGGATTGATTATCAAGGTCGGGCTGTCAGCTACGGTGTATTGTCGCCTGACGATTGTCTCGACATCGACACGTTCGTTACGCATCCGTGGATCTTCGTCGACCAAGAAACCAAAGAAAG GTACACAGTGAACCAGAAGGACGTGTTCTTCCCGAGGCCGAGTCCGTTGTTGTTAGTAAGGCAGGAACGTCGCTACCCCATCAGGGTGGCTTTGCATCCCCGTCGAAGACGCGTAAGGATCGACGTCTTCATCACGCTACCGGTTTATAGCCTGCGCGAGCTGTGTCTGAGGTCCATCAGGCGTCTTTTGACGCACGATGAACAGGCGTTTCAGCTCGACATTCCGAGGAGCCTTCAGTATGAGCTCGCGGTCATGCTGCTGAAAAACGAGGCACTAAATAACCCTCCAAACTTGTAG